The Myotis daubentonii chromosome 19, mMyoDau2.1, whole genome shotgun sequence genome window below encodes:
- the EWSR1 gene encoding RNA-binding protein EWS isoform X6 has product MQPVTAPPSYPPTSYSSTQPTSYDQSSYSQQNTYGQPSSYGQQSSYGQQSSYGQQPPTSYPPQTGSYSQAPSQYSQQSSSYGQQSSFRQDHPSSMGVYGQESGGFSGPGENRSMSGPDNRGRGRGGFDRGGMSRGGRGGGRGGMGSAGERGGFNKPGGPMDEGPDLDLGPPVDPDEDSDNSAIYVQGLNDNVTLDDLADFFKQCGVVKMNKRTGQPMIHIYLDKETGKPKGDATVSYEDPPTAKAAVDWFDGKDFQGSKLKVSLARKKPPMNSMRGGMPPREGRGMPPPLRGGPGGPGGPGGPMGRMGGRGGDRGGFPPRGPRGSRGNPSGGGNVQHRAGDWQCPNPGCGNQNFAWRTECNQCKAPKPEGFLPPPFPPPGGDRGRGGPGGMRGGRGGLMDRGGPGGMFRGGRGGDRGGFRGGRGMDRGGFGGGRRGGPGGPPGPLMEQMGGRRGGRGGPGKMDKGEHRQERRDRPY; this is encoded by the exons ATGCAGCCAGTCACGGCACCGCCATCCTATCCTCCGACCAG ctATTCCTCTACACAGCCGACTAGTTATGATCAGAGCAGTTACTCTCAGCAGAACACCTATGGGCAGCCGAGCAGCTATGGACAGCAGAGTAGCTATGGTCAACAAAGCAGCTATGGGCAGCAGCCGCCCACTAGTTACCCCCCCCAAACTGGATCCTACAGCCAGGCTCCAAGTCAATATAGCCAGCAGAGCAGCAGCTACGGGCAGCAGA GTTCATTCCGACAGGACCACCCCAGTAGCATGGGTGTTTATGGGCAGGAGTCTGGAGGATTTTCCGGACCAGGAGAGAACCGGAGCATGAGTGGCCCTGATAACCGGGGCAGGGGAAGAGGGGGATTTGATCGTGGAGGCATGAGCAGAGGTGGGCGGGGAGGAGGACGCGGTGGAATGGG CAGCGCTGGAGAGCGAGGTGGCTTCAATAAGCCTGGTG GACCCATGGATGAAGGACCAGATCTTGATTTAg GCCCACCTGTTGATCCAGATGAAGACTCTGACAATAGTGCCATTTATGTGCAAGGTTTAAATGACAATGTGACTCTAGATGACCTGGCAGACTTCTTCAAGCAGTGTGGAGTTGTTAAG ATGAATAAGAGAACAGGCCAGCCCATGATCCACATCTACTTGGACAAGGAAACAGGGAAGCCCAAAGGCGATGCTACAGTGTCCTATGAAGACCCGCCGACAGCCAAGGCGGCAGTGGACTGGTTTGATG GGAAAGATTTTCAAGGAAGCAAGCTGAAAGTTTCCCTTGCTCGGAAGAAGCCGCCAATGAACAGCATGCGGGGGGGCATGCCACCCCGAGAGGGCAGGGGGATGCCGCCGCCGCTCCGAGGAG GTCcgggaggcccaggaggccccGGGGGACCCATGGGTCGCATGGGAGGCcgaggaggagacagaggaggcTTCCCCCCAAGAGGGCCCCGGGGCTCCCGAGGAAACCCATCCGGAGGAGGAAACGTCCAGCACCGAGCGGGAGACTGGCAGTGCCCCAATCC GGGGTGTGGAAACCAGAATTTCGCCTGGAGAACAGAATGCAACCAGTGTAAGGCCCCGAAGCCTGAAGGCTTCCTCCCGCCACCCTTTCCACCCCCGG GCGGCGACCGTGGCAGAGGTGGCCCTGGGGGCATGCGGGGAGGAAGAGGCGGCCTCATGGACCGCGGTGGTCCTGGTGGCATGTTCAGAGGTGGCCGTGGTGGAGACAGAGGTGGCTTCCGTGGCGGCCGGGGCATGGACCGCGGTGGCTTCGGTGGAGGAAGACGAGGTGGCCCTGGGGGTCCTCCTGGACCTTTGATGGAGCagatgggaggaagaagaggcGGGCGTGGAGGACCTGGAAAGATGGATAA AGGTGAACACCGTCAGGAACGCAGAGACCGGCCCTACTAG